The following are encoded in a window of Desulfobacteraceae bacterium genomic DNA:
- a CDS encoding SpoIIE family protein phosphatase, with the protein MLVKYATEMKMGAAPRAERTRSPLRIGDENQVIRVILQGTATHTGARFFEALVENLARALGTYSAWVTEYLEETRQMRSLAFWVNGRLAEGFRLNIDGTPCAAVVDSRELVHFPENVLDLYPGNAALHDLKAVSYLGAPLLDDNRRVLGNLAVLDRRPMPREHNLLAIFQVFANRASAELQRVRAERALAKSEQKYRRIVETTGQGFLLLDQRFRIADVNKAFCRLVGHPPAAILGRSPLRFAGDDFRRFLATNQDGPLAYRLRAIEGTLLTKSGRTLPVRINGDVLQDDDGRGIGFMYFISDITPQKRSLQLAAEVQRNLLPKRSPPLTGIDLAGRTLSCEEIGGDYFDYLPSRGCAASHLDIAVGDVCGHGVEAALLMATSRALLRAQVSSDACRPIPAVVTALNRQLALDVSDSGRFMTLFYLRIDLETRHLRWVRAGHPAALFFDPRSGSFRELGGQGMALGVASDWVYTEEAGTQATAGILAIATDGLWEARDKQQRSYGQKRLRDVIRIHAALGAEAIIDKVYADLADHSLGVLPEDDITLVIVKFDGGEDAAFDYHI; encoded by the coding sequence ATGTTGGTCAAATACGCAACTGAAATGAAAATGGGCGCGGCCCCAAGGGCCGAGCGGACCCGATCGCCCTTGCGCATCGGGGACGAGAATCAGGTCATCCGTGTGATTCTGCAGGGGACGGCGACCCACACCGGCGCACGCTTTTTTGAAGCCCTGGTGGAAAACCTGGCCCGGGCCCTGGGGACCTACAGCGCCTGGGTGACCGAATACCTCGAGGAGACGCGCCAGATGCGTTCTCTCGCCTTCTGGGTCAACGGCCGGCTGGCGGAGGGTTTTCGGCTGAACATCGACGGAACCCCGTGTGCGGCGGTGGTCGACAGTAGGGAACTGGTGCATTTCCCCGAAAACGTGCTGGACCTTTACCCCGGCAACGCCGCCCTGCACGATCTCAAGGCCGTCAGCTACCTGGGTGCACCGCTGCTGGACGACAACCGCCGCGTGTTGGGGAACCTGGCCGTATTGGACCGCCGCCCCATGCCCCGCGAGCACAACCTGCTGGCCATTTTCCAGGTGTTCGCCAACCGGGCCTCGGCCGAGCTCCAGCGCGTCAGGGCCGAGCGGGCGCTTGCAAAGAGCGAGCAGAAATACCGCCGCATCGTTGAAACCACGGGCCAGGGGTTTCTCCTGCTGGATCAGCGGTTCAGGATTGCCGATGTCAACAAGGCTTTCTGCCGCTTGGTGGGCCATCCACCTGCTGCAATTCTGGGCCGCTCGCCGCTGCGTTTCGCCGGCGACGATTTCCGACGATTCCTGGCGACCAATCAGGATGGCCCGCTGGCCTATCGGCTGCGGGCCATCGAGGGCACTCTGCTAACCAAATCCGGCCGCACGCTGCCGGTCCGCATCAACGGCGACGTGCTTCAGGACGACGACGGCCGGGGCATCGGTTTCATGTACTTCATCAGTGACATCACCCCCCAGAAACGCTCGTTGCAGTTGGCCGCGGAGGTCCAACGCAACCTGCTCCCCAAGCGCAGCCCCCCTCTGACGGGGATCGATCTCGCCGGGCGGACCCTGAGCTGCGAGGAGATCGGGGGCGACTATTTCGACTATCTGCCCTCCCGGGGCTGCGCCGCTTCCCACCTGGATATCGCCGTCGGCGACGTCTGCGGCCACGGCGTCGAGGCGGCCCTCTTGATGGCCACCAGCCGGGCCCTGCTGCGGGCTCAGGTGAGCTCGGATGCCTGCCGCCCGATCCCCGCGGTGGTCACGGCCCTGAACCGTCAGTTGGCGCTCGACGTGTCGGACAGCGGGCGCTTCATGACGCTTTTCTATCTGCGCATCGACCTGGAAACCCGCCATCTGCGATGGGTCCGGGCCGGTCATCCGGCCGCCCTGTTCTTCGACCCACGGTCCGGCTCCTTTCGGGAGCTGGGCGGCCAGGGGATGGCCCTGGGGGTGGCGTCCGATTGGGTCTACACGGAGGAAGCCGGCACGCAGGCGACGGCAGGCATCCTGGCCATCGCCACCGATGGCCTTTGGGAGGCCAGGGACAAGCAGCAGCGGTCCTACGGTCAGAAGCGGTTGCGGGACGTCATCCGCATTCATGCCGCCTTGGGGGCTGAAGCGATCATCGACAAGGTCTATGCGGACCTGGCGGATCACTCCCTGGGTGTGCTGCCCGAGGATGACATCACCCTTGTGATCGTCAAATTCGACGGGGGGGAAGACGCCGCCTTCGACTATCACATCTGA
- a CDS encoding selenium-binding family protein has protein sequence MTFLKPDQTFYPSPRMACKAPAERLGYVATLNTGRNSQPDALCVVDLDPDSPDYGRVVHKLEMPYAGDELHHFGWNACSSALCPYAPHPHLERRYLIVPGLRSSRIYIIDTKPDPRRPSIAKIIAPEEVLKRSGYSRPHTIHCGPDAIYVSALGANNGGGGPGGIFMLDHFNFDVLGPWEIDRGPQQLAYDFWWHITEDTMITSEWGVPKQFENGLVFEDLLNGRYGRNLHFWDLRRRRHLQTIDLGEEYQLVFELRPAHDPTKTYGFAGVVISLKNLSSSIWTWYREQGRWAARKVIEIPTQPADPDQLPPPLKGFGAVPPLVTDIDLSLDDRYLYVSCWGTGELHQYDVSDPFQPRLTGKVHIGGITRRGGHPLVQGPLLGGPQMVEISRDGRRVYFTNSLYSSVDDQFYPDLLTGWMVKVDAAAGGGIALDPSFFVDFGETRTHQVRLEGGDASTDSFCYPS, from the coding sequence ATGACCTTTCTCAAACCGGATCAGACCTTTTACCCTTCCCCGCGCATGGCCTGCAAAGCGCCGGCGGAGCGCCTGGGATATGTGGCCACCCTGAACACGGGGCGCAACAGCCAACCGGACGCCCTGTGCGTGGTGGACCTGGACCCGGATTCGCCCGACTACGGCCGGGTCGTCCACAAACTCGAGATGCCCTATGCGGGTGACGAGCTGCACCATTTCGGCTGGAACGCCTGCAGCTCGGCGCTTTGCCCATACGCCCCGCACCCCCACCTGGAACGGCGCTACCTGATCGTTCCGGGCTTGCGCAGCTCAAGGATCTACATCATCGACACCAAGCCCGATCCCCGGCGGCCGAGCATCGCCAAAATTATCGCACCGGAAGAGGTGCTGAAGCGCTCGGGCTACAGCCGACCCCACACCATCCACTGCGGCCCCGATGCCATCTACGTCAGCGCGCTGGGCGCCAACAACGGCGGCGGCGGCCCCGGCGGGATCTTCATGCTGGATCATTTCAATTTCGATGTCCTTGGCCCCTGGGAAATCGACCGCGGGCCCCAGCAACTGGCCTACGACTTCTGGTGGCACATCACCGAGGACACGATGATCACCAGCGAGTGGGGGGTGCCCAAGCAATTCGAAAACGGCCTGGTCTTCGAGGATCTTCTGAATGGGCGCTACGGCCGCAACCTGCACTTCTGGGACCTGCGACGGCGGCGGCACCTCCAGACCATCGATCTGGGGGAGGAGTATCAGCTCGTCTTCGAACTGCGGCCCGCCCACGACCCCACCAAGACCTACGGCTTTGCGGGGGTGGTGATCAGCTTGAAGAACCTCAGCAGTTCCATCTGGACCTGGTACCGCGAACAGGGCCGCTGGGCCGCCCGCAAGGTGATCGAAATCCCGACCCAGCCGGCGGACCCGGACCAGTTGCCGCCGCCCCTGAAAGGCTTCGGCGCCGTCCCGCCGCTGGTCACCGACATCGACCTGTCCCTGGACGACCGCTATCTCTATGTGTCCTGCTGGGGCACCGGGGAGCTTCACCAATACGATGTCAGCGACCCCTTCCAGCCGCGCCTCACGGGCAAGGTTCACATCGGCGGGATCACTCGCCGAGGGGGGCACCCCCTTGTCCAAGGGCCGCTCCTGGGAGGACCGCAGATGGTGGAAATCAGCCGGGACGGCCGCCGCGTTTACTTCACCAACTCGCTTTACAGCAGCGTGGACGACCAGTTCTACCCCGACCTGCTGACCGGCTGGATGGTCAAGGTGGACGCCGCGGCAGGCGGCGGCATCGCCCTCGACCCCAGCTTTTTCGTGGACTTCGGAGAAACCCGCACCCACCAGGTGCGACTGGAGGGCGGAGATGCATCCACTGACTCATTCTGCTACCCATCTTGA